A window of the Egibacter rhizosphaerae genome harbors these coding sequences:
- a CDS encoding ABC transporter ATP-binding protein codes for MQLRAEHVSKAFGPVAAVTDVTLTIGHGITGLLGPNGAGKTTFLSLVLGLQRPDAGELQVLGLRPEEAGPHIRARLGYGPEHDAFPPDVGAEDFVRHLARLHGLPPRDAAGRAAEALRWTGLGEEVRRPLGTLSTGQRQRVMLAQAVVHDPELVLLDEPTSGLDPLQRDEMLDLIRRVGTDLGRDVVLSSHLLHEVERVADGVVILDEGRVVAEHRLDGGHAEHDELLLEVEGPVDALVPHLREAGLRVTGEGSSRLLVTAADDTAVDAVRDALADCGVGIRRLERVPVGLQELYAEAAG; via the coding sequence GTGCAGTTGCGAGCCGAACACGTGTCGAAGGCCTTCGGGCCGGTGGCGGCCGTCACCGACGTCACGTTGACGATCGGACACGGGATCACGGGCCTGCTCGGGCCCAACGGCGCCGGGAAGACGACCTTCCTCTCGCTTGTGCTGGGCCTGCAGCGGCCCGACGCCGGCGAGTTGCAGGTCCTCGGGTTGCGACCGGAGGAGGCCGGGCCACACATCCGCGCGCGCCTGGGTTACGGCCCCGAGCACGATGCGTTCCCACCCGATGTCGGCGCCGAGGACTTCGTGCGGCATCTCGCGCGCCTGCACGGTCTGCCCCCGCGTGACGCGGCGGGTCGCGCCGCGGAGGCATTGCGGTGGACCGGGCTCGGCGAGGAGGTCCGACGACCGCTGGGCACGTTGTCCACCGGGCAGCGACAGCGCGTGATGCTCGCCCAGGCGGTCGTCCACGACCCCGAGCTGGTCCTGCTCGACGAGCCGACCAGTGGCCTCGATCCGTTGCAGCGCGACGAGATGCTCGACCTCATCCGTCGCGTGGGCACCGATCTCGGCCGCGACGTGGTTCTCTCGTCGCATCTGTTGCACGAGGTGGAGCGCGTCGCGGACGGGGTCGTCATCCTCGACGAGGGGCGGGTGGTGGCCGAGCATCGGCTCGACGGCGGGCACGCCGAGCACGACGAGTTGCTCCTCGAGGTCGAGGGCCCGGTCGACGCGCTGGTGCCGCACCTGCGCGAGGCGGGGCTACGGGTCACCGGCGAGGGTTCGTCCCGTCTCCTGGTGACCGCGGCCGATGACACGGCGGTCGACGCGGTGCGGGACGCCCTCGCGGACTGCGGCGTGGGGATTCGCCGACTGGAGCGGGTGCCGGTCGGGCTGCAGGAGCTCTACGCGGAGGCGGCGGGATGA
- a CDS encoding S9 family peptidase translates to MTETQQASGHAAATFPTRTARTRRFTLGRPRSFAVAPDGSRVVFLRSQGGTDPVQRLWVLDVASGRERCVADHQGLVAGDEEEGLPPEERARRERAREQAAGIVRYATDARVERAVLPLAGDAVLVDLSGDDPPRWLRLPGPIVDPRLDPAGERVAWVRDGALWVASIADGQAAELVGDDDHDVTWGLAEFVAAEEMGRTRGFWWSPEGDALAVARVDVAPVSRWHLADPADPASAPTVVRYPAAGTANADVSLAIVDLDGTIRGIDWDRDELPYLAAVRWSRKGPPLAVLQSRDQQRLEIHRLDPRGGTTEALVQHEHQPWGELVAGAPRWLPGERLLTVAEDIRADARRCWVDGRPVTPAWLQIRSVVDADDTALLVTGSADDPSEIGVWRVPIDRDEPARLDRGGGVAQASGTVSVTVRQEARLGDAGVTTEVLPEEGPPVGIADHAEHSELVPNVEMLELGAERLRGALLRPSDPSAHLDPQGRLPVLVDPYGGPHAQRVLRRRDAFLGSQWFAEQGFAVLVVDGRGSPGRGPAWEHAVAGELAAVPLTDQIAGLDAALEAHDDLDGNRVAIRGWSFGGFLAALAVLRRPDRFHAAIAGAPVTEWRLYDTHYTERYLGHPDTAPETYRRNSLLEDAHRLARPLLLIHGLADDNVVAAHTLQLSRALLEHGRSHRVLPLSGVTHMTPQETVTENLLKLQSEFLRESLPRPAE, encoded by the coding sequence GTGACGGAGACGCAGCAGGCGAGCGGTCACGCCGCCGCCACCTTCCCGACGCGAACCGCACGCACCCGGAGGTTCACGCTCGGGCGTCCGCGGAGCTTCGCCGTCGCGCCGGACGGGTCACGGGTCGTCTTCCTGCGTTCACAGGGCGGCACCGACCCCGTCCAGCGGCTCTGGGTGCTCGACGTCGCGTCGGGCCGGGAGCGGTGCGTCGCGGACCACCAGGGGCTCGTGGCGGGCGACGAGGAGGAGGGCCTCCCCCCGGAGGAACGCGCCCGCCGCGAGCGGGCACGTGAGCAGGCCGCGGGGATCGTGCGGTACGCCACGGACGCCCGGGTGGAACGTGCCGTGCTGCCGCTGGCGGGCGACGCCGTGCTGGTGGATCTCTCCGGCGACGATCCGCCGCGGTGGCTGCGGCTTCCGGGACCGATCGTCGACCCGCGGCTCGACCCGGCCGGCGAACGGGTCGCGTGGGTCCGCGACGGCGCGCTGTGGGTCGCCAGCATCGCGGACGGCCAGGCCGCCGAATTGGTCGGCGACGACGACCATGACGTGACGTGGGGGCTCGCGGAGTTCGTCGCCGCGGAGGAGATGGGACGCACCCGAGGATTCTGGTGGTCGCCCGAGGGCGATGCCCTCGCCGTGGCGCGCGTCGACGTGGCCCCGGTCAGCCGGTGGCACCTCGCCGATCCCGCCGACCCCGCGAGCGCACCGACGGTGGTCCGCTACCCCGCGGCCGGCACCGCCAATGCCGACGTCTCGCTCGCGATCGTCGACCTCGACGGCACCATCCGCGGGATCGACTGGGACCGCGACGAGCTCCCGTACCTCGCCGCCGTCCGCTGGAGTCGCAAGGGACCTCCGCTGGCCGTGCTGCAGTCCCGTGACCAGCAGCGGCTGGAGATCCACCGCCTCGACCCGCGGGGCGGGACCACCGAGGCGCTCGTCCAGCACGAGCACCAGCCGTGGGGCGAGCTCGTCGCCGGCGCGCCGCGGTGGTTGCCGGGCGAGCGCCTGCTGACCGTGGCGGAGGACATCCGGGCGGACGCTCGACGCTGCTGGGTGGACGGTCGCCCGGTGACCCCGGCATGGCTGCAGATCAGGTCGGTCGTGGACGCGGACGACACGGCCCTGCTCGTCACCGGGAGCGCCGACGACCCGAGCGAGATCGGCGTGTGGCGAGTGCCCATCGACCGGGACGAGCCCGCTCGGCTCGATCGGGGCGGCGGCGTCGCGCAGGCGAGCGGCACGGTCAGCGTGACCGTGCGCCAGGAGGCGCGGCTCGGGGACGCCGGGGTCACGACGGAGGTCCTGCCCGAGGAAGGGCCGCCGGTCGGGATCGCGGACCACGCCGAACACTCCGAGCTCGTCCCCAACGTCGAGATGTTGGAGCTCGGAGCCGAACGGCTGCGCGGCGCGCTGCTCCGACCGTCCGACCCGAGCGCCCACTTGGACCCGCAGGGACGTCTGCCGGTGCTCGTCGACCCCTACGGGGGACCCCACGCGCAGCGTGTGCTGCGCCGTCGCGACGCGTTCCTCGGCTCACAGTGGTTCGCCGAGCAGGGCTTCGCGGTCCTGGTGGTCGACGGCCGGGGCAGCCCGGGCCGCGGGCCGGCCTGGGAGCACGCCGTCGCGGGCGAGCTCGCCGCCGTCCCGCTCACCGATCAGATCGCCGGCCTCGACGCCGCCCTCGAAGCGCACGACGACCTCGACGGGAACCGGGTCGCGATCCGCGGCTGGTCGTTCGGGGGCTTCCTCGCCGCCCTCGCGGTGCTGCGCCGACCCGACCGCTTCCACGCCGCGATCGCCGGCGCCCCGGTCACGGAGTGGCGGCTCTACGACACGCACTACACGGAGCGCTACCTCGGCCATCCCGACACGGCTCCCGAGACGTACCGGCGGAACTCGCTCCTCGAGGACGCACACCGCCTGGCACGACCGCTGCTCCTGATCCACGGCCTCGCCGACGACAACGTGGTGGCCGCCCACACCCTGCAACTCTCCCGCGCGTTGCTGGAGCACGGCCGCAGCCACCGCGTGCTCCCGCTGTCCGGCGTGACGCACATGACACCGCAGGAGACGGTCACCGAGAACCTGCTCAAGCTGCAGTCGGAGTTCCTGCGCGAGAGCCTCCCCCGCCCCGCCGAGTAG
- a CDS encoding LysM peptidoglycan-binding domain-containing protein, with product MSDYDDPDLFEDDRGAPARAPADGRILWGRVAVLAVVLILAFAVGRWSAPGDDTDRIAELEAENEALEEDIEQLEAEIDALEAGGTEDAPADDEDGGDEAEDGADDGDEATAAANDGEDGDGGNDSSEEADDSEDQEGSDESDDVTSGVSQHDVREGDHLYGLAENYYGDGERWRDIAEANDLTSEDVLRPGMTLEIPDAEGP from the coding sequence ATGAGCGACTACGACGATCCCGACCTCTTCGAGGACGACCGAGGGGCACCCGCCCGCGCACCCGCCGACGGACGCATCCTGTGGGGTCGAGTGGCCGTGCTGGCGGTCGTGCTGATCCTCGCGTTCGCCGTCGGCCGCTGGAGCGCGCCCGGGGACGACACCGATCGCATCGCCGAGCTCGAGGCCGAGAACGAGGCGCTCGAAGAGGACATCGAGCAACTCGAGGCGGAGATCGACGCGCTCGAGGCCGGAGGCACCGAGGACGCACCGGCGGATGACGAGGATGGTGGCGACGAGGCTGAGGATGGTGCCGATGACGGTGACGAGGCCACCGCGGCCGCCAACGACGGCGAGGACGGGGACGGGGGGAACGACAGTTCCGAGGAGGCCGACGACTCGGAGGATCAGGAGGGCTCGGACGAGTCCGATGACGTCACGTCCGGTGTCAGCCAGCACGACGTGCGGGAGGGCGACCACCTCTACGGCCTCGCCGAGAACTACTACGGCGACGGGGAGCGGTGGCGCGACATCGCGGAGGCGAACGACCTCACCAGCGAGGACGTCCTGAGGCCGGGCATGACCCTCGAGATCCCGGACGCCGAGGGACCCTGA